A stretch of the Lactuca sativa cultivar Salinas chromosome 9, Lsat_Salinas_v11, whole genome shotgun sequence genome encodes the following:
- the LOC111901804 gene encoding protein FAR1-RELATED SEQUENCE 3-like yields MYALRRRWVPAFFKDIPMSGLMRTTSLSEGQNWSFQNNTLTGSYILMFMMAFEGVMERQRRNQFVNDFNTATTLPRFITSSPIEPHASKVYTHNFFYQVQKEISDSDNTCFQMSVTSNNGVDIIIVLEMQKNISTRQPSSPIVDDKLEEYHYDCLIEDTQYMVTHSTIDGSHKCTCMHFEHVGLLCRHIFCVFKYYNIEQIPKEYIMRWWRWDVIPTEFLKRRFSNSLLDSNSDMTATKIFSNVDRCVSFLSHDAPKLKSYLEELNKPKKKIIDDCPAPEIPSRESFYNQIIGVELTNDVPDIENPSHNKGTGSRGKRLKSK; encoded by the exons ATGTATGCGTTGCGTAGACGTTGGGTACCTGCATTTTTCAAGGACATACCGATGTCTGGTCTTATGAGAACTACATCATTGTCGGAAGGCCAAAATTGGTCGTTTCAGAACAACACCCTTACTGGTTCTtatattttaatgtttatgaTGGCATTTGAGGGTGTTATGGAACGTCAAAGGCGTAATCAATTTGTCAATGATTTTAACACTGCTACAACACTTCCTAGATTCATCACATCTAGTCCAATTGAACCACACGCTTCAAAGGTCTAcactcataattttttttatcaggtGCAGAAAGAGATTTCAGATTCTGATAATACTTGTTTCCAAATGAGTGTTACTTCTAATAATGGTGTTGACATTATTATTGTATTGGAGATGCAAAAGAACATAAGTACCAGGCAACCATCAAGTCCTATTGTTGATGACAAACTTGAGGAATACCATTACGATTGTCTTATAGAGGATACCCAATACATG GTTACACACTCAACAATAGATGGTTCACACAAGTGTACCTGCATGCATTTTGAACATGTCGGTCTTTTGTGTAGGCACATATTCTGTGTCTTTAAGTACTACAATATTGAGCAGATTCCTAAAGAATACATTATGAGATGGTGGCGTTGGGATGTTATTCCAACTGAATTTCTTAAAAGGCGTTTTTCTAACTCTTTGCTAGACTCTAACTCTGACATGACGGCTActaaaattttctcaaatgtaGATCGTTGCGTTTCATTTTTGAGCCATGATGCACCGAAGTTAAAGTCATACCTTGAAGAGTTGAATAAGCCGAAGAAAAAAATTATAGATGATTGTCCAGCCCCTGAGATACCATCAAGAGAATCATTCTACAACCAGATTATAGGTGTAGAATTAACTAATGATGTTCCCGATATTGAGAATCCATCACATAATAAGGGAACTGGCAGTCGTGGTAAGAGATTAAAATCAAAGTAA